The genomic stretch atggttgtttgtctatatgtgccctgtgattggctggccaccagtccagggtgcaccccgcctctcgcccaaagacagctgggataggctccagcaccccccatgaccctcgtgaggaaaaagcggtagaaaatgaatgaatgagtatagattctaaagtgtgtgtgtgtgggggggggggggggggggttaaaatgAAAGAGTACtactattattaaaaaatagtaaTGTTTATAAATGGTAAATAATACCGGATATAATGTATGTAGGGGGTTTTTAGTCTGACTGataagaccacacacacacacacacacacacacacacatgcagagctCACATGGCCAAACGCTGCCAGCAAACAAGGGCGCCAGTGTTTGGGAGTGAGAGCAACAATAAGTAACCTCCTGGGACGTGGACATCATCCGCCTGCTTTGGATCTGCCAAGAAGAAGCAAACAAAGCAAGTTGAGGCCATCTTGTATCTCGACCGCCAGCATCTGAGGATATCTCCAAAGCCAacattagagtagtcagtgtgcggCTGGTGTAGTCAGCATGGCCGTGTCAGTAAACACTGGCCGGCGCCATGTAGGTAGAGTTGATGTTTCACGTGTCCGTGGAATAAACATTCCAGGTTCTCATGCAGGCTTTGGAGGTGCTGGTGCGAACGCATACATTGACAGCTTAGAGCAGCTCAAAGTATTTCCTCTAATCCGCCAGGAACGTTTAAAACGAGCTGCACGGAAAGCGAGAGCCTCACACGGATCTGAGGTCCCGTCGTGCGAGCACGATGATATTCCTCATGGACCTCCAGATGATGCTGCTGGACGTCATCTACTTCATCCTGCGTAACAGCGTACGAGCCGTCCTGCGTCCGCGCATCAAGTCCATCGAAGGCGAGCTGGTGCTGATCacgggctccggaggcggccTGGGTCGCCTTTTCGCCCGGGAGTTCAGCAAGCGAGGAGCAGAGGTGGTGCTGTGGGACGTGGACGCCGCCGCCAACGAGCGCACGGCACGGCTGGTGCGCGAGGCCGGGGGCAAGGCGTACGCCTACACGGTGGATGTGAGCCAAAGGGAGGACGTGTATCGAGTCGCCGACTCAGTGAGGAAGGACCTGGGTCGACATGTCACGGTGCTGGTCAACAACGCCGGGGTGGTGGCCGGACGGCGCCTGCTGGAATGTCCCGATGACCTCATCGAGACCACCTTGAAGGTCAACTGTCACGCTCTCTTCTGGGTGGGTggatcaccatcatcatcatcatcatcattactaTCTCTCACTTAGaacacatagaaaatacattgcattgaacccgcaaggcatgccgggAAACCCATTGGCGctcttttatgtgtgtgtaccaGACAGACGGTGAAGGCCTTCCTGCCCCAGATGAAGGCCCAGAATCACGGCCACATCGTGACCATCGCCAGCGTCCTTGGCCTCTTCAGCACAGCCTGCGTGGAGGTGAGGAAGAACTCGAAAATTTTTGTCGGCGTTCTGACTCACAATGGCGTGTAAAATGGCGTCTCTTCCTTGTGGGACAGGACTACTGCGCCAGTAAGTTTGCCGCCGTGGGTTTCCACGAGTCTCTGGCTCACGAGCTGCTGGCCGAGGGGGCGGAGGGCGTGAAGACGACGCTGGTGTGTCCGTACATCGTCAACACGGGCATGTTTGAAGGCTGCAGGATAAGGTACGTCCGGGTACTTCGGCACCAAAACTGTGAATGACATAAAGTTGATGCTATCGTGTGGAACCAGGGAGGAAGTGGAGATGGTCCTGCCCCCGTTGGAGCCCGAGTACTGCGTGGATCAGGCGATGAACGCCATCCTGATAGACCAGCCTCTGGTGTGCATCCCTCGCCTCACGTACCTGCCCTTCCTCTCCAGAGCGTGAGTCTCCCCCATCTACCCCATCATACTCACGGAACAAAACGTCAGCTTTTTCTGTGCTTCAGGCTGTTGCCGTGGGAATCCAACGTGGTCACGTATCGGTTCATGGGATCGGACAAGTGCATGTATCCGTTCATggacgccaagaagaaacacacGCCAAACGGCCTCAAGTCGGGCTCGGAAGCGGTCCCGTCCCAACAAAGCAGATGACGTTTTTATTCCAAGGCTCTTCCTGTCATGTCGGATGGAATGGTGAATGCTGTCGCTCAATAAAGTCTGGGatgtaacaatctggcaacacaagCATGGTTGGAACTAAcacttcatttcatttccaaGCCCAACGCATAAGGAGTCAAATTTGGGCTGGTATCGCtgattttattgtaatataaaaaattgCTGGtggtttttaaatttttgctgttttttttttaattattgattcttgtaaaactgccattttttctcattaaattacatttttcgcttaaaattttgactttaatcccaTAAAATTACAGCGGTTTCTTTAATTGTTACCAATATTTCAGgagttttcttcttgtaatttattcccatattttgaatttattcttgtaaccgGACTTTTTCgacaattttatttaattaattttaattatatttttttatgtaaagtgTCTGTGTTTATGTCAATTGTGCTCAAGACTAATCAAAAGATGGCTGCCACTAATTTTCCTGTGTCAGAGTCTCTTTGCAAATCTGTTTAAAATCACCAAAATACTGGTGCCATCCATGTGCTATGAAAGCATTGTTGGTGATAAAGTATTCTTTTGGTTCATTTTTTGAGGATATTTGACGAGTTCTGGTGTTTTTTGACCGTGAACTTTGAAAGAGGCCTGAGAGCACACAGTGACCAGCAACAGAACTTCAAGCTTCCTGGAGCATACCTTTTGTAAAAGAGGTTGAAAACATGGCGACAACAACTAAAAAGTTGGCAGAAGAGCTGGAAGAGATTAAAAAAACGCTCAATTTCATGTCTGAGGAGATCAGCAAAGTGGTTAAGCAGCAAGCCAGTCTGATGGGCCTAGTGGAAGAAGTCCGTGAGCTGAAGGCCACAATTAAACTTAAAGACCAGAAGATCCATCTGCTTGAAGAAAGGATCGATGACTTGGAGCAGTACTCCAGGGGAAATGATCTGATCATCACTGGGCTGGATACAAGACATCGCAGCTATGCCAGGGCTGCAGCCAGCGACCAGCAAGGTGAGGATGCACCACCTGGAGAACTGCTCACACTAGAGACACAAGTTGTTAAATTTTTGAGCAGTAAGAACATTGATCTGGACAGTGAGAACATCTCAGCCTGCCACAGCCTTCCACATAAGGATAAAAATGCCAAACCAACCATTGTTGTTCAGCTTACCAACAGAAAGTATAAGATTA from Doryrhamphus excisus isolate RoL2022-K1 chromosome 1, RoL_Dexc_1.0, whole genome shotgun sequence encodes the following:
- the rdh20 gene encoding retinol dehydrogenase 10-A, whose translation is MIFLMDLQMMLLDVIYFILRNSVRAVLRPRIKSIEGELVLITGSGGGLGRLFAREFSKRGAEVVLWDVDAAANERTARLVREAGGKAYAYTVDVSQREDVYRVADSVRKDLGRHVTVLVNNAGVVAGRRLLECPDDLIETTLKVNCHALFWTVKAFLPQMKAQNHGHIVTIASVLGLFSTACVEDYCASKFAAVGFHESLAHELLAEGAEGVKTTLVCPYIVNTGMFEGCRIREEVEMVLPPLEPEYCVDQAMNAILIDQPLVCIPRLTYLPFLSRALLPWESNVVTYRFMGSDKCMYPFMDAKKKHTPNGLKSGSEAVPSQQSR